A stretch of the Phaeodactylum tricornutum CCAP 1055/1 chromosome 15, whole genome shotgun sequence genome encodes the following:
- a CDS encoding predicted protein, whose amino-acid sequence MHQRLLKTGTTIAGVCGADFCVLGADTRATNDRLVADKACAKIHKLAANVYACGAGTSADLEHVTRQVYYTTLLQSRQDEAIGNAASVDGALASSSNILYDQGGSCQATLIVGGVYKSKAMLRAIHPHGSQDALAFTALGSGGMAAMGVLESSYRHDLTLEEAIELVTRAITAGIVNDLGSGSQVDLCIITAEGTDYRR is encoded by the exons ATGCACCAACGCTTATTGAAAACAGGTACTACCATTGCTGGCGTCTGTGGTGCAGATTTTTGCGTCCTCGGAGCCGATACCCGTGCCACGAACGATCGGTTGGTGGCTGACAAGGCCTGTGCCAAAATTCACAAACTAGCAGCGAACGTATACGCCTGCGGAGCCGGGACGTCGGCCGATTTGGAACACGTAACCAGACAAGTCTACTACACGACTCTTTTGCAGTCTCGCCAAGACGAGGCAATAGGAAACGCAGCATCCGTCGATGGCGCGCTTGCGTCTTCTTCTA ACATTTTGTACGACCAAGGTGGTTCTTGTCAAGCCACTTTAATTGTTGGTGGCGTGTACAAGTCAAAAGCAATGTTACGGGCTATACATCCGCACGGATCTCAGGATGCCCTCGCCTTCACGGCATTGGGAAGTGGAGGTATGGCGGCCATGGGAGTCCTCGAATCGTCCTACCGACACGATTTAACTCTGGAGGAAGCAATTGAATTGGTGACTAGGGCGATTACGGCAGGAATTGTCAACGATCTTGGTAGTGGCTCACAAGTTGACCTATGCATCATAACGGCCGAAGGCACAGACTATCGACGT
- a CDS encoding predicted protein encodes MSRFILALTLLAYTASAFAPVTTSTTKESRIQCEMLNRRQALGLAFAGLVGGCLPEEANALANPALETFKARKNTKGAFVPGKGLRHHESFDNMVAVNPALETFKARKNTKGTFIPSKGLREHESFDNMVAVNPALETFKARKNTKGTFIPGKGLREHESFDSLMAVNPALETFKARKNTKGTFIPGKGLREHESFDSLMAVNPALETFKARKNTKGTFIPGKGLREHESFDSLMAVNPALETFKARKNTKGTFIPGKGLRLKESLENLMG; translated from the exons ATGTCGCGATTCATCCTTGCCTTAACTCTGCTAGCTTACACAGCGAGCGCTTTTGCACCCGTCACGACATCGACTACGAAGGAATCCCGGATCCAATGTGAGATGTTGAACCGCCGCCAGGCGCTCGGTCTGGCGTTTGCCGGTCTCGTGGGGGGCTGCCTTCCTGAAGAAGCCAACGCTCTCGCCAACCCAGCGCTGGAAACGTTCAAGGCTCGCAAAAATACCAAAGGTGCCTTTGTTCCGG GTAAGGGCTTGCGTCATCACGAATCCTTCGACAACATGGTGGCGGTAAATCCTGCATTGGAAACATTCAAGGCCCGTAAAAACACGAAAGGTACCTTTATTCCGAGCAAGGGTCTTCGAGAGCACGAATCCTTCGACAACATGGTGGCCGTAAATCCTGCATTGGAAACATTCAAGGCCCGTAAAAACACGAAAGGTACCTTTATTCCGGGCAAGGGTCTTCGAGAGCACGAATCCTTTGACAGTTTGATGGCCGTCAATCCCGCCTTGGAGACGTTCAAGGCCCGTAAAAACACGAAAGGTACCTTTATTCCGGGCAAGGGTCTTCGAGAGCACGAATCCTTTGACAGTTTGATGGCCGTCAATCCCGCCTTGGAGACGTTCAAGGCCCGTAAAAACACGAAAGGTACCTTCATTCCAGGCAAGGGCCTTCGAGAGCACGAATCCTTTGACAGTTTGATGGCCGTCAATCCCGCCTTGGAGACGTTCAAGGCCCGTAAAAACACGAAAGGTACCTTTATTCCGGGCAAAGGTTTGCGTCTGAAGGAATCGTTGGAAAATTTGATGGGCTAA
- a CDS encoding predicted protein → MLQFFFYLRGYFGAASCIILSNWGAAWGTWKSGLGLCGMAVNHPQGVIKNLVAIIMAGVLGIYGLIVSIIIAGAISAPSNENGINTYSQYNGWAHLAAGLCCGLSCLASGGATGVAGEVGIRATGLRAELNHAKTSALTGGSGAQVVDEGDAGKMYIGSVMILSFAGAIGLYGLIVALIITSSSQYYCE, encoded by the exons ATGTTACAATTTTTCTTTTACCTCAGAGGTTATTTCGGTGCTGCTTCGTGTATAATACTATCAAATTGGGGTGCTGC TTGGGGCACATGGAAATCTGGACTCGGCCTTTGTGGAATGGCCGTTAACCACCCCCAGGGTGTAATTAAGAATCTCGTGGCAATCATCATGGCGGGCGTTCTCGGCATCTATGGTTTGATTGTTTCAATCATCATTGCTGGCGCCATTTCTGCACCATCAAACGAGAACGGCATCAATACATATTCTCAATACAACGGCTGGGCGCATTTAGCGGCCGGTCTGTGCTGTGGTCTCTCCTGTCTAGCATCAGGGGGTGCCACAGGCGTTGCCGGCGAAGTCGGCATTCGGGCAACTGGACTGCGAGCAGAACTGAATCACGCCAAGACCAGCGCTCTGACCGGAGGAAGCGGCGCCCAAGTTGTGGACGAAGGTGACGCTGGAAAAATGTACATTGGATCAGTAATGATTCTATCCTTTGCCGGAGCAATTGGACTATATGGGCTTATTGTAGCCCTCATTATCACTTCCTCGAGCCAATACTACTGCGAGTAA
- a CDS encoding predicted protein → MTTNQFRDDTPVPTDTDDGTLTNSHTTNHNNNDTALLWHAGSSHCNLRPRPNVRRVYPSIRDLPSSRTVGSLSHTHSTHTLLTSTSPEQPPRILYGIQSSDSLEDEASHGQDHLPTHATLAVTSLDSTHSRTSSAPPTTEHDHGPGQPPLFGRRPVAQSLEDDDDDDDDDDKQTHVGPLPDQWFALEARKSPPSSSIVSSGPLSSRTSTTPSIPLSRIARDVSLGVDNQPFRPVRHIPSLDTILSNGTNRGEQTTDVPASVGEGSVPKPSASVSTPGAEAMAYDASLVNPKDMSEDDMIRAALEASQQTPEPSRLPLDVAPFAVDNDQIEAWKDNARTVRVICASDDVDLSVLDFALQECQNDLKDIETLISQNFDEAQVDLDTLLELNGIVLNAIETGKDTANSFKKRAPVSTKIVDLDVHELVANKDVFSLICMLRSPQKDFRMEAALALLDFARAQKTCEGEEQDNRIRSEICSLGGMHSLLALFRTQGTIYELRVVAALAVAYVVPTFAVASSQVTPSLGLKILECLRFLITARSVTPNDKSITREESFASSAFGLTTFWVNQLEPMFTAEYGSSKLTTQEMTILGSPSTFFGHNVSDSVRMGCLGAAGVFDQPKELIELQVLLDETVSLILSTAKKADANYLCD, encoded by the exons ATGACGACGAATCAATTCCGGGACGATACGCCAGTGCCGACCGATACGGACGACGGCACCCTCACCAACAGTCACACTaccaaccacaacaacaacgacactGCCCTGCTTTGGCACGCCGGGTCATCCCACTGCAATTTGCGTCCTCGTCCCAACGTCCGTCGCGTCTATCCCAGCATACGCGACCTTCCCAGCAGTCGCACCGTGGGTAGTCTCAGTCACACTCACAGCACCCACACTCTATTGACCTCCACATCTCCGGAACAGCCCCCCAGAATCCTCTACGGCATCCAGTCGTCCGACAGTTTGGAAGACGAGGCCAGCCATGGCCAAGATCATTTGCCGACACACGCCACTCTAGCCGTGACCTCACTCGACTCTACCCACTCCCGTACATCCTCTGCACCGCCCACCACCGAACACGATCACGGGCCCGGGCAACCACCATTGTTTGGACGACGACCCGTCGCGCAATctctggaagacgatgatgatgatgatgacgacgacgacaaacaaACACACGTAGGCCCACTCCCCGATCAATGGTTTGCCCTCGAAGCACGCAAATCcccaccgtcgtcgtcgatagTATCATCGGGACCGCTGAGCTCTCGGACGTCCACGACACCGTCCATACCCTTGTCACGGATCGCCCGCGACGTGTCGTTGGGCGTTGACAACCAACCCTTCCGACCAGTTCGCCACATACCCAGCTTGGATACCATCCTCAGCAATGGTACGAATCGCGGCGAGCAAACCACAGACGTACCTGCCTCGGTCGGGGAGGGATCCGTACCCAAACCATCCGCCTCCGTGTCGACACCCGGCGCGGAGGCCATGGCCTACGATGCATCCCTCGTGAATCCCAAAGACATGTCGGAAGACGACATGATACGAGCCGCTCTGGAAGCCTCACAGCAGACCCCGGAACCGTCGCGTCTGCCACTCGATGTTGCCCCATTCGCAGTGGACAACGACCAAATAGAGGCCTGGAAAGATAACGCTCGTACCGTACGCGTCATCTGCGCGTCGGACGATGTCGATTTGAGCGTCCTGGATTTTGCCTTGCAAGAATGTCAGAACGATTTGAAAGACATTGAAACCCTGATTAGTCAAAATTTCGACGAAGCACAAGTCGATCTCGACACCCTGTTGGAACTAAACGGTATTGTCTTGAACGCAATCGAGACGGGAAAAGACACAGCCAATAGTTTCAAAAAGCGAGCCCCAGTCTCTACCAAGATCGTCGATTTGGACGTGCACGAGTTGGTCGCCAACAAGGACGTCTTCAGTTTGATATGTATGCTGCGCTCGCCACAAAAGGATTTTCGTATGGAAGCGGCCCTCGCCCTACTGGATTTTGCACGGGCACAGAAAACGTGCGAAGGCGAAGAGCAGGACAACCGCATTCGTAGTGAGATCTGTAGTTTGGGGGGTATGCATTCGTTGTTGGCGTTGTTCCGAACGCAGGGCACCATTTACGAGTTGCGAGTGGTAGCGGCCCTGGCAGTGGCATACGTTGTCCCTACCTTTGCCGTTGCGTCATCCCAAGTCACACCCAGTTTGGGACTGAAAATTTTGGAGTGTTTGCGCTTTCTCATCACGGCACGGTCCGTCACACCCAACGATAAGAGTATTACCAGGGAAGAGAGTTTTGCCTCTTCGGCTTTCGGTTTGACGACTTTTTGGGTCAACCAACTAGAGCCCATGTTCACTGCAGAATACGGCTCGTCCAAACTCACCACTCAAGAGATGACAATCTTGGGCTCGCCGTCCACCTTCTTTGGCCACAACGTTTCAGATTCGGTTCGCATGGGGTGTTTGGGAGCAGCTGGTGTATTCGATCAACCCAAGGAATTGATTGAGTTGCAAGTGCTTTTGGACGAAACCGTCTCCTTGATCTTGAGCACTGCAAAAAAAGCAGACGCGAACT ATCTGTGCGATTGA
- a CDS encoding predicted protein translates to MNPNLSQLVLRSQLIRVMEGLEHFVQLDLLELYDNQVEELACLGDGEDGAPGKTLRVLDMSYNVIRDMQPVMFCPNLQELYLANNKLRNMAGLGSLTKLRKIDLGANRIREMDAAELAPLVHLEELWLGKNKIERIEGLSTLKKLRRLDIQSNRLTQVENLTSQTETLEELYLAHNGIATEGTILPSGLGQTFELLNVLDLSRNRLTQVNQLGHLKSLEELWLSGNKIATFDDVQNLSSLGESLQTVYLEYNPLQEDPLYRKKLAELIPSLSQIDATLI, encoded by the exons ATGAATCCGAATTTGTCCCAACTTGTCCTGCGCTCACAGTTGATTCGCGTCATGGAAGGTTTGGAGCATTTCGTTCAACTGGATTTGCTGGAGCTTTACGACAATCAAGTGGAAGAACTCGCCTGTTTGGGGGACGGAGAGGATGGTGCCCCGGGAAAGACGCTCCGTGTCCTCGACATGAGCTACAATGTGATTCGAGATATGCAACCGGTTATGTTTTGTCCAAATTTACAAGAGCTTT ACCTGGCCAACAACAAGCTCAGAAACATGGCAGGGCTGGGGTCCTTGACCAAATTGCGCAAAATTGACTTGGGTGCCAACCGCATTCGCGAAATGGACGCGGCCGAGCTCGCTCCTCTCGTCCATTTGGAAGAACTGTGGTTGGGTAAGAACAAAATCGAACGCATCGAGGGACTGTCCACTCTGAAAAAGCTACGCCGACTCGATATTCAGTCAAACCGGTTAACGCAAGTCGAAAACTTGACGTCGCAGACGGAAACGTTGGAAGAATTGTACCTGGCGCACAACGGCATCGCGACGGAGGGCACCATCTTACCGTCGGGGCTGGGTCAAACCTTTGAGCTGTTGAACGTCCTGGACTTGAGTCGCAATCGTTTGACCCAAGTGAATCAACTTGGACATTTAAAATCGTTGGAAGAACTATGGCTGTCGGGCAACAAAATTGCAACGTTCGACGACGTCCAGAATTTATCCTCGTTGGGTGAAAGTCTGCAGACGGTTTATTTAGAATACAACCCACTCCAGGAAGATCCGTTGTACCGCAAAAAGCTAGCCGAGCTGATTCCTAGTTTATCCCAGATTGACGCCACTCTGATT
- a CDS encoding 2-isopropylmalate synthase (2-isopropylmalate synthase/homocitrate synthase; extension at the N terminus contains putative ER signal peptide (SignalP prediction score = 0.995); putatively chloroplast targeted; CoA-acetylating), translated as MPIHRHVRDGTQGESVSASVDDKLKITRRLVAFGVDFVEAGWPGSNPKDAAFFTRAKTDLTHAERDKLVAFGSTRRKRVRANEDPQVQALLESQAPTVCIVAKAHAWQVTEILRATLDENLDMIRDTVACLVAHGRVVMVDLEHALDGYATDPDYVHACCRAAVDGGASVLVACDTNGGTMPWRVGTVVRELVDTYGPQGVTIGMHAHNDCGMAVANSLTAAQYGAGLIQGTVNGIGERTGNADLCAIVPSLALHVQAQLHCRASLATLTSLSRFVDEVLNQTPNHAAPFVGSSAFAHKGGLHVAAMERSPLSYQHIEPELVGNEQRILISELSGRQNILGKMQQAGVDLGTSGSDRAVAILNRVKTLEAQGYTFEGAEASVHLMILHATKGYCPPFQVLDYSAQVYDANIDSATRVLRHTESPDTDPTDSKKPRKAPGFGPTARATVNVRTMRPIEDGLESYLANLSPYQDRLEVSDGNGPVDALANALMRALQPVHPILQHVELVDYKVRILDAENATGATTRVMIEFRNNSDGDQETWTTVSVDTNVISASLNALVDGFEYALIEHGESCMLCHLDDM; from the exons ATGCCGATCCATCGGCACGTCCGCG ACGGCACACAGGGTGAATCCGTTTCGGCTTCGGTCGACGACAAGTTGAAGATTACACGTCGACTGGTAGCCTTTGGGGTagactttgtcgaagccGGTTGGCCCGGCAGCAATCCCAAAGACGCCGCATTCTTTACCCGCGCCAAGACCGACTTGACGCACGCGGAACGCGACAAACTCGTCGCCTTTGGCTCCACCCGACGTAAACGAGTCCGCGCCAACGAAGATCCCCAGGTACAAGCCTTGCTCGAATCACAGGCTCCCACCGTATGCATCGTCGCCAAGGCACACGCCTGGCAAGTTACCGAAATACTCCGAGCCACACTCGACGAGAATCTGGACATGATACGGGACACGGTAGCCTGCTTGGTGGCACACGGTAGAGTCGTCATGGTCGATCTTGAACACGCCCTCGACGGATACGCCACCGATCCGGACTACGTCCACGCCTGTTGTCGAGCCGCCGTGGACGGCGGCGCCTCCGTACTCGTCGCCTGCGATACCAACGGTGGTACCATGCCCTGGCGGGTCGGCACCGTCGTTCGCGAACTGGTCGACACCTACGGGCCCCAGGGCGTCACCATTGGCATGCACGCTCACAACGATTGTGGCATGGCCGTCGCCAACTCCCTCACGGCCGCGCAATACGGAGCCGGATTGATCCAAGGAACCGTCAACGGAATTGGTGAACGCACCGGCAACGCCGATCTATGCGCCATTGTCCCCAGCCTCGCTCTGCACGTACAAGCACAGCTACACTGTCGAGCCTCACTCGCAACGCTCACTTCGCTCAGTCGATTCGTCGACGAAGTTTTGAACCAAACACCCAACCACGCCGCACCCTTTGTCGGATCTTCCGCCTTTGCACACAAGGGAGGCTTGCACGTGGCGGCCA TGGAACGATCTCCCTTATCGTATCAACACATTGAACCCGAATTGGTCGGCAACGAACAGCGTATACTGATTTCAGAACTATCCGGGCGGCAAAACATCCTCGGTAAGATGCAACAAGCCGGTGTCGATTTGGGGACTTCGGGGAGTGACCGCGCCGTTGCGATTCTCAATCGGGTCAAAACCCTCGAAGCGCAGGGGTACACCTTTGAAGGGGCCGAAGCCAGTGTGCATTTGATGATTCTACACGCCACGAAAGGATACTGCCCACCCTTTCAGGTACTGGACTACTCTGCACAAGTGTACGATGCCAATATTGACAGTGCGACCAGAGTATTGCGACACACGGAATCGCCGGATACCGATCCGACCGATTCGAAAAAGCCCCGCAAGGCTCCCGGGTTTGGTCCCACGGCACGCGCCACCGTCAACGTCCGAACGATGCGTCCAATCGAGGATGGTTTGGAATCGTACCTGGCCAACCTGTCGCCGTACCAGGACCGACTTGAAGTCAGTGACGGCAATGGCCCGGTCGATGCGCTCGCCAACGCACTGATGCGCGCACTCCAACCCGTCCATCCCATTCTTCAACACGTGGAGCTAGTCGATTACAAGGTCCGCATTTTGGACGCCGAGAACGCCACGGGTGCCACCACCCGGGTCATGATCGAATTTCGCAACAACTCCGACGGAGACCAGGAAACATGGACTACCGTTTCCGTGGATACCAACGTGATCTCAGCCAGTCTCAACGCACTCGTGGACGGTTTTGAATATGCCCTGATTGAACACGGTGAAAGCTGCATGCTGTGTCACTTGGACGATATGTAA
- a CDS encoding predicted protein: MGTSQSRDGSAVHGGTPCASLPFRRVPLSTLLLPSTLSAVATTACEDPPPPPPPLPVDSGSSTTGKSSTQSPSSSSAPPPPPASGEEAKSDDIASAAQAASAYVNPGPFEQAIGEGKRFFMLDTFDGFRCDINKQASPFMLVLHNFWLGTSMLPDGRTSTYSFVTQVADEAGFMMARWDPGQASVNGRVHRALLGGLAMGKLQIGVSAEGQNDTLLGEVDFGGHSWMGNLRYGSMGGGVVLGCNYMQALTPALHMGGDGMYVGANGSFQTNYALKYTMPALTGEEDLPTTTPAKPATGMETAGSSTLCAQFKPGQGMASLDYKRVVTPNRVTLASSLEFSPLSLESQLLVAAEFKLSRSTLNLCVDGSGHLQSVLEAKLGMGQGSPTINFSADMDHAKQQMRFGYGIKIEG, encoded by the coding sequence ATGGGGACTTCACAATCGCGGGATGGGTCCGCCGTGCACGGTGGCACTCCGTGTGCGAGCCTTCCCTTCCGACGTGTACCACTCTCGACGCTGCTACTGCCGAGTACTTTGTCTGCGGTTGCTACTACGGCGTGCGAAGACCCCCCGCCTCCGCCGCCGCCCTTACCGGTGGATTCCGGGAGTAGCACCACCGGCAAGAGTAGTACGCAATCTCCGAGTAGCAGCAGTGCGCCTCCTCCGCCCCCGGCGTCGGGCGAGGAAGCCAAGAGTGATGACATTGCGTCCGCAGCTCAGGCCGCTTCCGCTTACGTCAACCCTGGACCTTTCGAACAAGCAATTGGGGAAGGCAAACGATTCTTCATGCTCGATACCTTTGACGGATTCCGTTGCGACATTAACAAACAAGCCAGTCCCTTCATGCTAGTCCTGCACAATTTCTGGTTGGGAACCTCCATGCTTCCGGACGGACGCACTTCTACATATTCTTTCGTCACCCAGGTTGCGGACGAGGCCGGTTTCATGATGGCTCGTTGGGATCCCGGACAGGCTTCCGTCAATGGACGAGTTCATCGGGCACTCCTCGGAGGACTCGCCATGGGAAAACTGCAAATCGGCGTCAGTGCTGAGGGCCAGAACGATACGCTTTTGGGCGAAGTGGACTTTGGTGGGCACTCCTGGATGGGTAATCTGCGGTACGGCAGTATGGGCGGTGGCGTCGTGTTGGGATGCAATTACATGCAGGCGCTAACACCCGCCCTGCACATGGGTGGTGACGGCATGTACGTCGGTGCCAATGGCTCTTTTCAAACCAACTACGCCCTCAAATATACCATGCCGGCGTTGACGGGGGAAGAAGACTTGCCCACGACGACACCAGCCAAACCGGCGACGGGTATGGAAACGGCCGGATCCTCGACCCTGTGTGCCCAGTTCAAGCCTGGACAGGGTATGGCTTCGCTGGATTACAAACGCGTGGTTACACCCAATCGTGTAACGCTAGCCTCCAGTTTGGAATTTTCTCCGCTGTCGCTGGAATCTCAACTCCTCGTGGCGGCCGAGTTCAAACTCAGCCGATCGACGCTGAATCTGTGTGTGGACGGTTCCGGACATCTACAGTCCGTGCTGGAAGCCAAGCTCGGAATGGGACAAGGCAGTCCGACTATCAACTTTTCGGCGGATATGGATCATGCCAAGCAACAAATGAGGTTTGGATACGGAATTAAAATTGAAGGATAG
- a CDS encoding predicted protein: protein MAPSVTRSAEGVVLDDKKNWVVGKKIGSGVQGTVHEVLANGAVSEFAVKLAPVPTVKTKGRQLSPAQQNANAIYRESVVYQNALGSLKGTFIPKVASPQAFKEVSGFNCLFLERMDLPLENIVPLLVKRPKIDLGPVALQLLNILQAVHAQCHFLTDVKLENFMLARASKVSSTLEARIRVIDLAMAEPSKMVGGKLQNVTKPEMAGTPLYASLHVHALQTHSFRDDVESVLYVLAELVIRTQATQEGTLRRYEATRGTDVPTFLPWSHGASTEQIGELKKRLVTDPKSEFYQRMPPSIAKSIRDALHIVWECEFNEHPDWSALEHVLHKLVFPKTVPKSQAAGTAKAPPVSKSKNSLKVSHRDQLEDARRRAREYMGAPEIQSQASKVVSRTSERAQRAAKRSSLESRASPKHRPPSSRYFLDSNSDEGSPGRLSPAEPAVDVDGDVSMDDAKDYESDDETFYTTHDPLNSSLGSPAMMSVASVQEETMELASDENQKPGLLTVWLKVTAGPSRGRKICLTEGSSEVITIGSKPNTKGESFRLGPDVEANHARFTLQVQRSKRAGVSFKVQVDDLKTSSGVTILEHRISKGKSGWVFANQSVRLGKETVLRVCRAV from the exons ATGGCGCCTTCTGTCACTCGTTCCGCGGAGGGAGTAGTCCTAGAtgacaagaagaattggGTAGTAGGGAAGAAGATTGGATCCGGTGTCCAAGGAACCGTCCACGAAGTCTTGGCGAACGGAGCCGTCAGCGAGTTCGCCGTCAAGCTCGCCCCCGTGCCGACGGTCAAGACCAAAGGACGACAGCTGTCGCCCGCACAACAAAACGCGAACGCGATCTACCGCGAGTCCGTGGTATATCAAAATGCTTTGGGATCTCTAAAAGGGACCTTTATCCCCAAGGTCGCTTCCCCCCAAGCATTTAAGGAAGTCAGCG GGTTTAATTGCTTGTTTCTGGAGCGCATGGACTTGCCGCTCGAAAATATTGTTCCTCTGTTAGTAAAGCGGCCCAAAATTGACTTGGGACCGGTTGCCCTCCAGCTCTTGAACATTTTGCAAGCGGTTCACGCTCAATGTCATTTCCTCACGGATGTCAAGCTCGAAAACTTCATGCTGGCCAGAGCCTCTAAAGTATCTTCTACACTAGAAGCCCGGATTCGCGTAATTGATCTCGCCATGGCCGAGCCCTCCAAGATGGTCGGCGGAAAGCTCCAGAACGTGACCAAGCCGGAAATGGCGGGGACTCCTTTGTACGCAAGTCTCCATGTGCACGCATTGCAAACGCACTCATTTCGGGATGACGTTGAGTCGGTTCTCTACGTTCTTGCGGAGCTAGTGATTCGTACCCAAGCCACACAGGAGGGCACCTTACGGCGATACGAGGCGACTCGCGGGACGGACGTTCCAACATTCTTACCGTGGAGCCACGGCGCTTCCACCGAGCAGATTGGTGAACTCAAAAAGCGCCTAGTGACGGACCCAAAGTCTGAATTTTACCAAAGGATGCCTCCGTCGATTGCTAAATCCATTCGTGATGCCTTGCATATTGTATGGGAATGTGAATTTAACGAACATCCGGATTGGAGCGCGCTGGAACATGTTTTACACAAATTGGTCTTTCCTAAAACCGTGCCGAAATCGCAGGCCGCGGGAACAGCGAAAGCGCCACCCGTATCTAAATCTAAGAATAGCTTGAAAGTATCGCATCGGGATCAGCTTGAAGACGCTCGTCGCAGGGCACGGGAGTATATGGGAGCTCCGGAGATCCAAAGTCAAGCATCAAAGGTTGTATCGCGTACTTCGGAACGAGCTCAGCGGGCTGCCAAACGCAGCTCATTGGAATCGCGGGCGTCTCCCAAGCATAGACCACCGAGCTCGCGCTACTTTTTGGACAGTAACAGTGATGAAGGATCGCCCGGAAGACTTTCACCGGCCGAGCCAGCCGTAGATGTCGACGGTGACGTAAGTATGGACGACGCGAAAGACTACGAGTCCGACGATGAGACATTCTACACAACTCATGATCCCCTGAACTCGTCATTGGGATCCCCTGCCATGATGTCCGTCGCCTCGGTTCAAGAGGAAACGATGGAACTGGCATCGGACGAGAACCAGAAACCGGGTCTGTTGACAGTTTGGCTCAAGGTCACCGCTGGGCCTAGCCGTGGACGAAAGATATGCTTGACGGAAGGAAGTTCTGAGGTAATCACGATCGGATCCAAACCGAACACCAAGGGAGAATCTTTCCGGCTCGGCCCAGATGTGGAAGCCAACCATGCACGGTTTACTCTGCAAGTCCAGCGTAGTAAGCGTGCCGGAGTGTCCTTTAAAGTTCAAGTGGATGATCTCAAAACATCGAGTGGAGTCACAATATTGGAACATCGTATTTCGAAGGGAAAAAGTGGATGGGTTTTTGCGAACCAATCTGTGCGTCTGGGGAAAGAGACAGTGCTTCGAGTCTGCCGCGCCGTTTAA
- a CDS encoding predicted protein, whose amino-acid sequence MDPRTIKRPRSSTPSKGGRNDDSNAPPKKKKTKKSKRNRINSEYGDDDATNNAGAGIKKHKSQHHHHSSTNSMESTATAEGQMMWQMLSTFSHLEQSRFEAYQRATFSQDAVKAWVAATLSNRYGLAELRPLEDLVSPGQASDIGMIVSALAKIYAQRLVSAAKTIQGNESAEPAPLLPEHIRKAWEQRTRQGLDPGFFLQSSSGIGGPVVADNHNLRRLAALAAQEEHDKQEATAEERQEDVTMKDAIQVEMRQVRSQQTPRTTLQPQPKLQRKHS is encoded by the exons ATGGATCCACGGACAATCAAACGGCCTCGATCGTCGACACCGTCCAAAGGGGGACGCAACG ATGATTCGAATGCCccgccgaagaaaaagaaaaccaaaaagagcaagcgCAACCGCATCAACAGCGAGTatggggacgacgacgccacgaACAACGCCGGCGCGGGGATCAAGAAACACAAGAGTCAACACCATCACCACTCCAGCACAAACTCCATGGAAAG CACGGCGACCGCCGAAGGCCAAATGATGTGGCAAATGCTTTCGACTTTTTCGCATTTGGAGCAAAGTCGCTTTGAAGCGTACCAACGTGCTACGTTTTCGCAGGATGCTGTGAAAGCTTGGGTTGCCGCAACCCTGTCAAATCGGTACGGATTGGCCGAACTGCGACCGTTGGAAGATTTGGTATCTCCCGGCCAGGCCTCGGATATCGGCATGATTGTCAGTGCGCTGGCCAAAATATACGCACAAAGGCTCGTGAGTGCGGCGAAAACTATTCAGGGGAACGAGTCTGCGGAGCCGGCACCGTTATTGCCTGAGCATATACGAAAGGCGTGGGAGCAGCGTACTCGACAAGGGCTGGATCCAGGATTCTTTTTGCAATCGTCTTCCGGAATCGGAGGACCCGTAGTGGCGGACAACCACAATCTACGCAGACTGGCGGCATTGGCAGCACAAGAGGAACACGATAAGCAAGAGGCTACAGCGGAAGAAAGGCAGGAAGACGTAACGATGAAAGACGCAATCCAAGTGGAAATGCGGCAAGTCCGCTCCCAGCAAACACCGCGAACGACGCTACAACCCCAGCCAAAACTACAACGTAAGCACTCATAA